The following DNA comes from Hordeum vulgare subsp. vulgare chromosome 3H, MorexV3_pseudomolecules_assembly, whole genome shotgun sequence.
AAAGAAAGAAATGAGGGCTAAATGGGCCGACCCAAGCGCGACAGGAGGAGTGCGCTGCACGCGCCCGTTAGCAAAAATGCACTATAACGGATGCGTGGAGCGCCAAATAGGGTTTGCCTGATCGAGAACCCTCGTCAAGATGGcaccggagagagagagagagaattacaCTGAAGTTAATGGGCCGAGGATGCCTGATGCTTGCATATTCTAAAAGGACAACCTGGTGCACGTAGCTCTCACTTGTGTAGGGTGTAGGAAAGGGTGTGACAACTTTGATGCTTGCATATTCTGATCTCTCTATTTTCTGTGAGAACATATCTTTTTGTTGCGAGAGTGAACTTTGTAAGTAGTGTTGATTAATTAGTGATTTTGCACAACGGGGCCATCGTTCTGGCTAATTGGCCCAATTACTAGTTTTCACACTGAGCCGACCAAACAACATGCCTCCATCTAGAGCTCGGCCTAGCTAAAGCTTGTTGGAAAAatgagcaatttaccaaaggattttattaaaagaaaagctaggATAAACATAATCATCATAACTAAGACGGAAGAAGGCATGCTAAATAGAGATGAAAAGACAAAAgacatgtgcacatatgatctagaaaagaacatgTGTGTAGCTATTCTATATAGACAaggtatcatatgaagtgatgagcagacacggaacatatctagaagagatactATAGCAAAAAGTTGCGGTAGAAACTAAAAGAAGCAGAACATGAGTATGTACTGAGTAGCAGCAgcaggattggtgttggcgttgtcgttggccatgttaccagagagatggtcgacgtcggggaagtagtcgtcgtcaGGGAAGAAACCATCGgagtccgtgatggaagccagtagtcgcgctaagcgcttcccaaaaaccttatcgcccttctcccgtataggactcgaagagacggagtttcagaggtctactgtcccgacgaacggtgcacgccgcaagacgggatggggaagaacgtagcagcagcacagagaaCGGAATCGGTGGCGAGAGGAACTTCTGATGCACTCTTCTGGAGAGGAgcggcctctcttttataggcgcacgagaaggaggcgagaggcgAGCGACGGGAGCTGAAGAGAACACGGGATATGAAACGAACAGACTGCAGCGATGAAACTGCAGCGTtcgctttcaatatccactagcaaaCACGTTCAACTTCTCCGAGTGGACTTTCGTATACCAGTCGTTCGcggcaaaaatttagttcggctcattccagcaacccgcggcgcgtcgtgacgaggcgaggcgggcggaGGAGGatgagcgcgcgtgtatgtctctcttgttctcaggcTCATACatatgtggaaacatcctcccttataaggaggtccaactcccactaaactagcaatgtgggactaaatatttccacctcttgccttgcacaaatgggttgcgtgggcctctaggatttattaggaattatatattgggctggcccaaataattagacaaaattccagcaatcccccactagatcccagaggcacacaaaatttgcctttggttccagaacactgttttatataccgatactacagtggagactgttaagttgaacttccacctagaactctatgctacactagtaagcaacttgaacagtggactaggccttgaactgcaagttttctgcgaaaCTAGATTCACATAGAGGTTTGatcgatactaggctaccgtgggacttccccgtgggtggagcttatgcgtcatactccgagacctttcatgagtttactagagagcaccctactctcatagattgcgacgttaacaatcagactcatataggtatgttcttcaaaagatgttctgcaggataacatctcttcttcaataagccacttagaacatattaagatgtatatcaacctgccatgcagtttaTGAAAGTTTTGCATCTCcatggagtggtattattaatgataatgatactttcctctcagttgaccaacagcttgtcttccacatctaattcacgggatctccgatcacaaagaataggttactactgtgaacaactcaaattgtgggtctcatacccatctccctcggtgcattttctatcacattacgtgatagaccctttgTAAAAGGGTCTGCctgatttttagatgtttggatataatccaatgcaataactccggagtttctcattttcctgacagattttaaccttctctgaatgtgtcttgatgacttcatgttatcctttgagctgctcacttttgtgatcacagtttgattgtcgcagttcataaggatacccggtacaggtttctcgacaaccggcaagtcactcaagagccggcgaagccaatctgcttcgaccgtagttgtatctagtgctgtgagttctgcttccattgttgatcttgttaagatcgtttgcttgcaagacttctaagaaacagcgccacctccatgagtgaatacatatccgctcgtggcctttatctcatcaacatcagagatccagtttgaatcactatacccttcaagcacctttgggtgtccagtatagtgaattccataatttgcagtgcctttcaaataacgcaaaactctctctagagctttccaatgcacatctcctggttttcAGACAAACCGACTTagtttgctaacagcaaaagagatgtcaggtcttgtagcactcgctaagtacataagcgagtCAATGATCTAAGAAtatttcaattggtctctagcaattcttcgattctttcgaagcagcacgctcgcatcgtatggtgtgggagaggacttgcagtcactatacccaAAGCAACTCgagatcttttccacatagtgagattgaagcaacgtaatcccaccatcttcgtctcttaacaacttgatgttcagaatgacatcagccactcctaaatccttcatctcaaaacagtgagataggaaatccttgacctctttaATAACGTTCAGATTTGTTCCGGAAattagtatgtcatcaacatacaagcaaaggataactccctcgcccccaccatggcgatagtacacacatttatcagcttcgtttacaacaaagcctgcagttgtgagagtcctttcaaacttctcatgccactgcttgggtgcttgcttaagtccatataaagacttcagcaacttgcatactttcccttcctgaccatctactacaaacccatctggttgttccatgtaaatttcctcatcaaactctccatttaggaaagccgtcttaacatccatttgatgaacgagaagaccatgtgaggcggctagtgaaagtagtactcgaatagtggtcagttgagccacgggtgagtaagtatcaaagaagtcttctccttccttttgggtataacccttagccactagccgtgccttgtacttttcgatagtaccatcaggcctaagcttcttcttgaatacccatttgcatcctataggattgcacccataaggacgatcagtgatctcccaagtttcatttgccaagatggaatccatctcactacggactgcttccttccagtagtcacCATCTTCACAcgcataggcctctgaaatagaactaggagtgtcatctatgagatacacaagaaaatcatcaccaaaggactttggagtcctctgtctcttgctcctggtaggaacttcattgttctcctccacaatattttcaaagtgttccatcgaaaTGATAGGTTCGGTAATTGTGACTAATTCATGgtttgatgaattaggcatctcctgattagatgaggtagttatatccttcatgggaaagatatcttcgaagaaagtcgcatcatttgactccatgattgtaccgacatgcatgtcagatacctcagattttacaaccaagaatctatatccaatgctatgaaaagcatatcccagaaaaacacaatccacagtttttggtcctagcttgcgcttctttgggattggcacattgactttcgccaaacaaccccaggttcgtagataagagagttttaaccttttcttttcccattcctcgaatggagttatctctttgttctttgtgggaactcgattcaggacatgacatgcagtcaatatcgcctccccccaccatgccttggagagacccgatgtgtctaacatggcgttaaccaaatcagttagagtacggttctttctttcggctattccatttgattgaggtgaataaggaggcgtcctctcatgaattataccatgttccgcacaaaaataatcaaattcatttgagaaatactctccaccacgatcggacctaagcctcttgatctttcgatcaaattggttttctgcttcagctttatagatcttgaaaaagttcaaagcctcatccttagactttagaagatacactcggcaatatctagtggagtcatcaattagtgtcatgaaatatttcttcccaccttttgtcaaaatgccattcatttcacatagatctgaatgtatgagctctagtggtgcaagatttctcgtttcggcagtcgtatgagacttacgaggttgtttggcttgcacacaaacttgacacttagatcccttgactgtgttaaagctagggattaatttcaatttgactagtcgcgacatgcaaccaaaattaacatgacaaatacgtgaatgccacacatttgattcactattgttgtaaacatgattaacaactttattgcaaacgtctCACAAGGATAAACGAACAGGCCTCCTGACTCgtagcctttaccaacaaaagttccatacttggatattacaaatttattagactcaaagacaagcttgtagccatctctacacaaaagagatccgctaacaagatttttattcacggaggggacataatgcacgttcttcagccgcacgatctttctcgaagtaaacttcagatcgaccgtgccaacaccacgaacagaagcacatgaaccgttgcccatcaggacggtggaagtccctgcggactgataagatgaaaacatggaaatatcaccgcatatatgcacattagcacccgtgtcaattaaccaatcaggaaaatgacatactgaaagaatagtgggtaatataccatacccaacatcctcCATGTCAGTGTCGGCAATGAGGACATTAGCAGACTTGtcgcctttcccatgttgacgcttgtcataacgattagggcagttaggtgcccaatgatcaggatctccacacacatgacaaacacctttcttcttgtcattcttcttcttgaagttggtgtgttgtacagccttgttcttcccatcgaactttgctttaccatcaaactttcccttgttcttgaaattgtggggctggaagtttttcttttgtaccagattggcactagaacctccctcaatagctcgagcacgtgtgtcttttgctctcgccttgtcttccacatcaagagtacctatgagatccgtaacggaaaactcctgtctcttatgcttcagtaaggtagcaaagttcctccatgaaggaggaagtttagtgatgatgcctccggcaacaaacttgtccggtagcatgcaattgaagtgctcaagttctcttgcaaatgattatatttcgtgagcttgctcaaccatggagcgctcttcagtcatcctgtagtcatataattgttccatgatgtacagctcagtgcccgcatccgagaccccaaacttggtctcgagtgcatcccacatatcttttccattatcaattgacgcataagcatcaactatgttctcaccaagaatgctcaagagagcagccttaaacaaggtatccattttctgaaaaTCTAGCTcatgttgagcatcatgatctccttcaggtttgccaagagtggcgtcatagcagctcatggtttgaaaccatagaatAGCTCTCACGCGCCATCTCTTGTAGTGAACACCCTCAAACATAAGAGGCCTCATGGAGGCAGCAAAACTactcggggtaaattgcctataataaggtttttggattgttggaaaaatgagcaatttaccaaaggattttattaaaagaaaagctaggATAAACATAATCATCATAACTAAGACGGAAGAAGGCATGCTAAATAGAGATGAAAAGACAAAAgacatgtgcacatatgatctagaaaagaacatgTGTGTAACTGTTCTATATAGGCAaggtatcatatgaagtgatgagCAGACACGGAACATATCTAGATGAGATACTATAGCAACTGAGTAGCAGCAgcaggattggtgttggcgttgtcattGGCCATATTACCAGAGAgatggtcgacgtcggggaagtagtcgtcgtcaGGGAAGAAATCGTCGgagtccgtgatggaagccagtagtcacgctaagcgctccccaaaaaccttatcgcccttctcccgtacaggactctaagagacggagtttcgaaggtctactgtcccgacgaacggtgcacgccgcaagacgggatggggaagaacgtagcagcagcacagagaaagGAATCGGTGGCGAGAGGAACTTCTGATGCACTCTTCTGGAGAGGAGGCTCATTCACGCAACCCGCGACGCGGCGCGGCGAGGCgggcggcagaggaggaggagcgcgcgtatGTCTcttttgttctcaagctcatacatgtgtggaaacatcctcccttataaggaggtccaactcccactaaactagcaatgtgggactaaacatttccacctcttgccttgcacaaatgggctgcgtgggcctctaggatttattaggaattatatattgggctggctCAAACAATTAGACAAAATTCCAGCAAAGCTAATCCTAGAGTCTCACGTTCTCCCTCATTCCCAATTTTCTTGCCTTCAAGCCTTTCAAGAAATGGGAATATTCTCTCCATAATGCATATGCTCAACCATCTGTTATTACATAGTCCCAGCCTCCAAAGGATTTCAAGGAACAAATAAATGGCCCAAATAGAACACACATTGTTCATGAGCACGGAGAGACAATTAGGCACAAATTCTTCTATTAGAGATCCACCCAAGCTTTGCGAAGACTTCCATGATTGTTGTCTCCAAGATGCGGCATGCCCATCTCATTCATGTATTGTTCTCATTTTTTGCAACAATGCCCACGACCTGGTCCAGCGTGTTCCCCTGAAGATCACCTACATATATGAATTTGTCCATTCAAGTTAGCCAAATAGCCCATACAAGGCAGGTGCCCCAACCATAACTTAGGTCTCATTGGTGGGTTAATATTAGCCAACCAGCCTTTACTGTGAGGTCCAAATAGGCAATCTACAAATAAATGTTGGATAGTAGTTCATTACTGTCATAACTCGTAAAATACAACAAAGGGTGCTCCCTTACCAGTTAGTACACCTTACTAGATTATATTTTGTTAAAATAACCATCATACCTAAGTATGATAAAAATATATTTGTCCTTCAAGATATTTCAAATTTTCATAACCAACCATACGAGTTAGGAAAACCTTCATTCATTATATGTTTGTTCATCGATCGCTCTGAGAACCTATAGGAAGGATTTAAACCCATACAAATATATCTTCTTGATCATTTCTATTACACAAACCCAATTTTGGGTAGAAGTTTGTTCCATCCATTTTGTTTCCTTTCAACAATTACCCTTTGAAAAGATAAATAATGGTGTTATCCTTTACAATTTTACCATTACTATGTTAGTTTTCCTTGCGATGTTGTAAAACGTTGGGAACCACTGATTTAAATTAGTATTCAATAAATCTTATTTTCTGGCCATTGTCAAGATTAAAAGCACTGAGCCTACCTTCAAGCTACTTTGTATTGACATAATGCATCTTTTATCATGTGAAGGTTCTAATTATTATACAACTCTCCGGACCTCAACATGTCCAAAAGAATAGTGACATGTAATTTTTCAAGATCAAACAATACTAAGGAATACTAAATATACTGATGAGGGTACAAGTACCAAACAATTCTATGGAGTTTCATTTCGTGATATGTGCCATTCTCTATTTATCTTCAACTCTTCATATAGAACAAGCTAAGTAGCTAACTAATTCCTTTTTGTATAGATTGAGCTTGCCAATTTTATGGATGAGACATTTGAACTTCTTAGCGTAGAAAATCTTCACACCCCTTATAATTTTTGGAACTTTGCTACACTTACAAAAAATTAGCTATGAAATTTACATAAGTGTTAGCGTGGGGTTGTTTGATTGGATAGCATAGAACCCACCCTAAAATTCGGGGAAGATGATGAATTTTCATAAGAGATTTATGTAAAGGGTTCCTCATTTTGGTCTATGTCTGCCCCTGATCTGGAGCCAACTTGGTGAAAAGGGACTGTTAATTAGAGCAGTGACAGAGGCAGGATCTCATAATACGATGGGTGTTCAAAATAATCAACATGGCTGGTTCCATATGaactaaagattaatatataatgATAAATATCAAAACAAAATTAGTAATTGCGCTATAGCTAGTGGCCGTGATggaaaacaatgagctaaaataaataaattttgcATCACATATCCATATTTTCTACTTTATTATGTATGTACATAGTATAGCTTCCTAATCAATGTTCTTTTGCCAAAAAACATGGTTGTTCAACTGACTTTGGGACTGCCAACATGTAATGTTACTTGAAATTCGGTTGCAATTGTTTCTAGTTTTGGCTGATGTACAGTTGTGACATGTTAGAATTTGTTCTCTTCCTTGCAATGGGTGGTTGGCATCTTGGTTTGTAAACTAAAGTAGCAAATCTGGCTCTCAAGTGATGTAGAACTAATCTGTAGTtggatgattagaggcattgtggTATTCTATGTTGAAATATATTACTCGTCTCTTTCTATGAGTTTGGACTTTTGAATCAACTGGTTGAAACATGAATTTAATATGGTATTTGAGTTAAGAAGTCTTGAGTAAAAATAAACGATTTTGAGATCGCccgcgtgtgtgtgtgtgagagagagagggagagagagagagaatttacTACTGGGGTCGCCATGAGCGTACTGCTCCATGATGTCGTAGTCGTGGAAGTAGAATTTGCACGCGCCGCCGTCAACCACAGCCTCGGCCTGCCTCTGGTACGGGCACAACCTCTGCGCCTCCCGGAAGGCCAGCGCGATGCAAGCTCTGCAGTTCGCCGACTCAGCGTCCGGGTGCCAGGAGCAGTAGGCCGACGCCACAACCCGGTTGGGGCTCTCGCCCGCGATGTCGCTGGATTCCGCATTCAGCTTGGCGGGAATGGTGGTGGCGAGATGGCGCAGGGTGGCCTCGTACTCGCTGCCCGGAGCGTACGTGCCCATGTCGCCGCACATGTGACTGGGCGTCAGGGCCATGCTGTAGTCGGAGGCGGGCCAGCCATCGGCTGCAGCAACTAGCGCTGGAAGGAGCGCTGCCAGCAGGATGGGATCATGAGAACCGCGGCGGTGGCCATGGCCGGAGAAAGACAAGTATtatgatagagagagagatagagaattTACTCCTGGGGCCGCCGTTAACGAACTGTTCCCTGATGTCGTAGTCGTGGAAGTAAGCCTTGCACGTGCCACCATCAACGTCAACCGAGGCCTGAGCCATCCTCTGGTACGGGCACAGCCTCTGCGCCTCCCGGAAGGCCAGCGCGATGCAAGCGCCGCAGTCCGGCGACTTGGCGTCCGGGTGCCAGCAGCAGGAGGCGTCCGCCGCAACCAGGTTGGGGCTCTCGCCGGCGATGTTGCCGAAAGAGCACCTGCAGGACTCCCCTTCCACATACCTGCAGGATTCCTCATTCGCCTTGGCGGGAATGGTGGCGACGAGATGGCGCAGGGTGGCCTCGTACGCCCTGCCCGGAGGGTACCTGCCCATGAAGCCGCACGAGTGATTGGGCGTGGGAGGCAAGCTGTAGTCAGCGCTCGGCCAGCGGCTATCGGTTGCGGCGGCTAGCACCGGGAGAAGCGCTGCGAGCAGGATGAGGACCGCGGCGGTAGCCATGGCCGGAGAAAGACAGGTATGTGGGCTCGATTAACGGCATAATGGTGCATTTGGTGCTCTAATCTAGTGAAGTTTGCTGATCAGAGCTCTTGTCGACCGTTGACAACGAGCTACCGTTAATTGAGGAGTCAACATCTGCCAGCTCCAAAATATTGGTAAATTGGCTCCCAAGTAACATGCTCTGATTGCCCACTATTCAGTACGTAAATCAGTATACAATATACACTACCCGGCGCGAATCTTTGACTTCTGACCAATGATTTGCCCTGCTCATGTGAAGATTGCGCGGCACTGATGGTTTGAATTTAGCTTGATTAAGTCCCTATTTGGATCCCTCCAGTTCATGAAAATTGGCTTTGGAAACTGATTATTGGATCCAAATCGACCAGTTTTTTTTATGTCAGATTTCAGTGGTCAACTATCCATTTTTATTTAATTCAAATTTTAAGATATAACTTCTCATTTTTTGGGTTGCTGGTTAGGTGTCAACAAGTTTTCGCCCCATGAGGGGTGATTCGTTGCCGAATCATTTTTTTTGTTAGTTTTTTTATTCATATCACGAATCAGTACAATGAAGTTGACCCTTACAAACACAGTGAAACGCAAACACGGAGGACCTTAAACACCTATAGTACCTAAGACAACCATAACAAGAGGATCTCCGGAGCCCTGTGTCATCATCCCTGAATCTTGAGAGAAGACCCCTGCAGCAGAAGGATCTGCAACCAGTCGCAAGCAGGTCATCATCTTCGACCATGGTACAATTGCCGCCACGCTGTTTTCTTCTTACTTGACACCAGCGCTGAGAGGGCATGGACATCAATCCAACACACCTGCAACACCAGTCACCATCTTTGGCTTTGAGTACCGCGAAAAGTGTCCCTTCCAGAAGGAAGAGAACTCGAGTCATCCGACCGGTCCAGCACTGCGGCCGGGCCATCCGCCCAGACAAAGCAGGATATCCCACCAACATGAGcgcagaggaaggagaagaagatagcAGCAAATCATAccaacaaggaagaagaagggtctTCGTCTCCCTGCATCCATCGCCCATCTGAGGACCCAAACGGCCAGTGCCAATGGACCTCCAGCCACCATAGCCCGCGACCTCGACGAGATCCGGGGATCCCAACCCCGCTGGCTCCTAGACGAAGGCAAAAGCCTCGCCTGACCGTGAACGAAGCCCGGAGAAACTTATTCCGACGCGACACCACCGCAACGGCCTCAACGGCGTCTCCCTCCACCCTAACCCTACCACACACCCACCTAGCGAACAGACCCGAGGTTCCCCCTCCCTCCCATCGCCGGAGCAGCCGACGGAGAGAGAAGGAACCGGAGGCGTCACCGGCGGCGCGCAAGGGAACCCTCGTCGCCTCCCTTGATCGCCTCGTGCGATCCTACTTTTTCGGGGGAGTATCGGTCTTGGTTCTTTTTTGGCAATCCCTTAACATGTACACGTTGCAAAATCATTTTCAGTGGGTTTACTCTCGCTGCCCCAACTTTCACGTTTTACTTTGGTTTTAGTTCTATGCCTGGATGGTCGAATGATGTAACGGACTGATATATTTTTATTGGTTGTAAAATTAATGCAAAGGAGTGTGAGCCTGGTTGAAGAAACTTTAAGATATAACTATAAAGGAGCGAGTTATGAAGATCTAACAACTCTTATCCATTCAACCGCATCTATTTAGCGGTCCATGTCACTCCGGTGTTTACTGTTAAAGatgtttagcactaaatatgcttAGCACTCTGCTAAGTAACAtcatatgaaacatttgaaaatctTCACAAATTCAAAAATATGATCACAGTTTCTTAAATATGTTTggtatttcaaaaaatattcatgaatttaaaccaaaatttcaaaaattgaaAAATATATTCTTGAATTTTAAAAATATCTGCGGTTTAGAAAATGTTGATGTATTTTTTAAATGTCTGTCAGTTAAAAATTATAATCATCAACTTGAAAAAATATTCATAACTTTAAAAAATCATCATGACTTAAAAATTGTTCATGCTAATTGATAAAGGAAGTAAAAAATGAGGAAACCAGctaaaaaagaaagaataaaatatTCTCACATCCGTTATCTAATACAAATAATATGGATCAAAGGGGCTAGAAAAAACTATCGAGGGGTATATAATTGGTCGACATCCATAAGGGCACTACTATGTATCTCTTCAAGCGATAGCTGTGTgtgtctttttttcttctttttttcaagAGTACGTCAATGACGTACCATATTTTTATTGAAGAAGATAGATTAGTATTTACCAGTCACCGACCGGGATGCGAACACCCTAGTGGCATCAC
Coding sequences within:
- the LOC123440655 gene encoding cysteine-rich receptor-like protein kinase 10, which produces MATAAVLILLAALLPVLAAATDSRWPSADYSLPPTPNHSCGFMGRYPPGRAYEATLRHLVATIPAKANEESCRYVEGESCRCSFGNIAGESPNLVAADASCCWHPDAKSPDCGACIALAFREAQRLCPYQRMAQASVDVDGGTCKAYFHDYDIREQFVNGGPRTLLPALVAAADGWPASDYSMALTPSHMCGDMGTYAPGSEYEATLRHLATTIPAKLNAESSDIAGESPNRVVASAYCSWHPDAESANCRACIALAFREAQRLCPYQRQAEAVVDGGACKFYFHDYDIMEQYAHGDPSSDLQGNTLDQVVGIVAKNENNT